The Nocardia sp. NBC_01503 sequence GGGAGTGCGAAGCGGCGATTGCGGAACAGCCGCATATTCAGCACCGGTGTCGCCACCCGCAGCTCCCAGCCGACGAACACCGTCAACGCCAGGATCGAAAGCAGGTATCCCGCCAGGCTTTGCGCCGACAGCCAGCCGTGCTTGGGCGCTTCGATGATCGACCACACCAGCGCCGTCACACCCACCAGCGACAGCACGATACCGATGCGATCGAGCCGATCCACATGCGCCGCACGCGATTCCGGCACCGTGACAATGACCGCGGCGATGGCGATCAGCGCCACCGGCACATTGATCCAGAACACCGAATGCCAGGAGAAGTACTTCAGCAGCCAGCCGCCGATGGTCGGTCCGAGCGCGACCGCGATACCCGCCATGGCGGTCCAGGAGGCGACGGCCGCGGCCCGCTCCCTGGCATCGGTGAAGATATTGATCAGCAGCGCCAGCGTCGCCGGGAACACCACCGCCGCGAAGACTCCCATCCCCGCGCGGGCGGCGATGACCTGTCCGAGCCCGGAGGAGAGCGCCCCCGCCGCCGACATGACCGCGACGCCGATCAATCCGATGATCATGAACCTGCGCCGGCCGAACCTGTCACCGAGATGCCCCATGGCGAGCAGCAGGCCCGAGAACGCCAGCGTGAACGCGTCGACAATCCACTGCAATCCGCTCATATCGGCTTCGAGCTGTACCGCCATGGATGGCAGCGCCACATTCACGAGCGTGTTGTCCAGCACCACGAGCAGTTCCGCCAGGCAGATGGCGACCAGCGCGGCGATGCGCGCCTGTCGACTCATCCCGGCGGTTCCGGATACCCGGTTCGCCATTGAAACAGTCACCCGACACCTCCAACTAGACCGATTGGTTTACCAACTCGGTCAGAGTAGATGTTACCGAGAGTTGCACACAACCTCCCACGGTATGTATGACGCAGCACACAGGAGCCGTTCGCAACGCAAAAAGCGGCCCCGGACCTGGTGGTCCGGGGCCGCGTCGAGCGATCGATATGGGACAGCGACCGCTGATCCCGTAAGGATCCGGGTAACTCCCGGGGTACGGGCCAACCCAGCACCCACGGCACCGCCAGTGGCCAACGCAACTGGTGCGGCCCCTGGGCCCGGCTCGAAGTCGCGGGGAGGCGGGGATTTCTATCCGAAACGGCCCGAGATGTAGTCCTCGGTGGACTTCTGCGACGGGTTGGAGAAGATCCGCTCGGTCTCGTCGATCTCGATGAGCTTGCCGGGCTTGCCCTGCGCCTCCAGATTGAAGAACGCCGTCTGGTCACTCACACGCGCGGCCTGCTGCATATTGTGCGTGACGATGACAATCGTGAACTCCTTCTTCAGCTCGGAGATCAGATCCTCGATCGCGAGCGTGGAGATGGGGTCCAGGGCCGAACACGGCTCGTCCATGAGCAGCACATCCGGGGAGATGGCAATGGCACGGGCGATGCACAGCCGCTGCTGCTGACCACCCGAGAGCCCGCCACCGGGCTTGTCCAGCCGGTCCTTGACCTCGTTCCAGAGGTTCGCGCCGCGCAGTGAGCGCTCGGCGACCTCTTCGAGCTCCTTCTTACCGCGCACACCCTGCAGCTTCAGCCCGGCCACCACATTGTCGCGAATCGACATGGTGGGGAACGGGTTCGGCCGCTGGAACACCATGCCGATGGTGCGCCGCACGCCCACCGGGTCGATGGTGGCGCCGTAGATGTCCTCACCGTCGAGCAGCACCGCGCCCTCGACACGGGCACTCGGGGTCACCTCGTGCATGCGGTTCAGCGCACGCAGCACGGTGGACTTACCACAGCCGGACGGGCCGATGAAGGCGGTCACGCTGCGCGGCAGCACGGTCAGCGAAACATCGGAGACCGCATGGAATTTGCCGTAGTAGATATTGAGATCTTTGACGTCGATCCGCTTGGCCATCAGTCTTTTCCGTTCCTCTATCGGTTCCGCGTCAGCAGCTTGTTGACCGCCGCAGCGGCGAGGTACAGCAGCGCGATGATCAGGATCAGGGTGAGGGCGGCGCCCCACACCCGGGCCCGGCCGGCGGGTTCCGGGTTGGCCAGCTCCTGGTAGATCATCAGCGGAAGCGAGGCCATATTGCCGTCGAAAAGGTTCTGGTTGATCGACTTCGAGTAGCCGACCAGCACCAGCACGGGTGCGGTCTCACCCATGACACGGGCCACCGAGAGCAGAATGCCGGAGATCATGCCGGGGGCCGCGGTCGGAACCACGATCCGCAGAATGGTTTTCCACTTCGGAATACCGAGAGCGTAAGAGGCCTCCCGCAATTCGTCGGGAACCAGCTTGAGCATCTCCTCGGTGCTGCGCACCACCACCGGCAGCATGAGCAACACCAGGGCCAGCGCGACCGCGAAAGCACTCTGCGGCGCACCGAAAGTGGCGATCCACAGCGCGAAGATGAACAGCGCCGCCACGATCGAGGGCACACCCGCCAGGATGTCGACCATGAACGTGGTGGTCTTGGCCAGCCAGCCGCGGCCGTATTCGACCAGATAGATGGCGGCCATGATGCCCAGCGGCACAGCGATTATCGCGGCCATGGCCGACTGCACGATGGTGCCGTAGATGGCGTGGTAGACACCGCCCGCGGACTGCTCGGGCAGCACGCCCTTCTGCGATTTGGTCCACCAGTCGAGCGAGGCGATCGAGTCGAAGCCCCTTTCGATGACGGTGTAGAGCACCCACAGCAGCGGCACCAGGGCGATCGCGAAGCAGGCCCAGACGATGCCGGTGGCCAGCCCGTTCTTGATCCGGCGGGAGGTGCTGACGTGCCGGAAGGTCGGGGCCTTGATCGGCTTGTCGAGTGTGGTGGTCATCCGTTCACCTTCCCGCCTGCGACGAGCCGGGCCAGCGCGTTGACCACGAAGGTCAAAGCGAACAACACGAAACCGGCGGCGATATAAGCGCCGGTAGGCAGCTTGGAGCTGAATTCCGAAGCGGCAGAGGCGATCTTGGAGGCGAAGGTGTAGCCGCCGTCGAACAGCGACCAGCCACCCGCCTGTGCCGAGGTGCGCAACACCACGAGCACGGCGATGGTCTCACCGAGCGCGCGACCCAGGCCCAGCATGGAGCCCGCGATCATGCCGGAGCGGCCGTACGGCAGCACCGTCATGCGCACGACCTCCCACTTGGTGGCGCCCAGCGCCTGCGCCGCCTCGACATGCGAGAGCGGGGTCAGGCCGAAGACCTCACGACTGACGGAGGTGATGATCGGCAGGATCATCACCGCGAGCACCACGCCCGCGGTGAAGATCGTGCCACCACCGGCAATGCTGACATTGCCGTCGGAGAAGAGAAAGAACCAACCGAGATGTTCGTTCAGGAAGCGCTGGAACGGCTCGATCTTCGGAGCCAGGACCAGTACACCCCACAGACCGAACACGATCGAAGGCACCGCGGCCAGCAGGTCGACCACCATGGAGAACGGCCGAGCCAGCACCTTCGGCGCGTACTGCGTCAGGAACAACGCGATACCCACACCGATGGGAACCGCGATCGCCAGCGCCAACACCGAACTCAGCACCGTGACCATGAACAGGTCCTTGATGCCGAAGCGCAGGTTGTCCGGGTTCGAGGTGCTGAACTCGGTGCTGGTGAAGAAGTTCGCCTTGTTCGCCGCCACCGAGGGCACCGCGCGAATCAGCAGGAACAGCGCGATCAACGCGATGGCCGCGACGATCACGCCGCCGGCGGTGGTGGCCGCCGAACGGAAAATGAACTCCGCCCCGTACTTCGTCGGGGCCTTGCGCCCTGCGGCCGGCTTGGTGCTGGGTTCGGTCGGCATGAGCGCAGTATCCCCCGGCGGCTGGGCACGGTCCTCGCGCGGGTCCGTCGTCACCGACAGGCCCGCCGAGGCTGTTTCATCGTGCACGGTCATGGTGCTTCTTCGATCAGTCGGTGGCGATCAGTCGATCAGGAAATGGCGTTGATCGCGGTGGTCAGCTTGGTCTTGAACGCGTCCGGGATCGGCACGTAGCCGGCGTCCGCGAGGCCGGTCTGACCGTTGCCGACGGCCGAGGTCAGGAACGCCTTGACAGCCTTGGCGGTGTCGGCGTCGCTGTACTTCGAGCAGACGATCTCGTAGGTGGCCAGCATGATCGGGTAGGCGCCACCGGTGGTGGGCTTGTAGATCGAGCTGTTGTCCAGCACCAGGTCGTTACCCTGACCGGCGATCTTGACGCTGTCGATCGCCTTACCGGCGGTCGCCGTGGTCAGCTCGACCGGCTTCGGGTCGTTGGAGGTGCTGGTGGTCAGGATGCGCGCCACCGACAGGTTCTGCGCCTTGGCGAACGACCACTCGTTGTAGGTGATCGAGAACGGGGTGCTCTTGATGGCGGCCGAGGTGCCCTCGTTGCCCTTCGCGCCCTCACCGACGCCGCCGACGAACGCCTTACCGGCGCCCTTGCCCCACGCGCCCTCGGAGGCGGCGTCCAGATACGTCTGGAAGTTGTCAGTGGTGCCGGACTCGTCGGAGCGGAACAGGACCGCGATCTTGTCCGAGGTCAGCTTGTCGGCCTTGGCGGTGTTGAGCGCCTTGATGTGGGCGTCATCCCAGGTGGTGATCTGGCCGTTGAAGATCTTGGCCAGGGTCGGGGCGTCCAGCACCAGATCGGTCACGCCGGGCACGTTGTAGGTGACGGCGATGGGGCCGAAGACGGTCGGCAGGTTCCAGGCCGGGCTGCCGCAGCGGGCGGCGGCCTTGTCGGTCTCACCCTTCTTGGCGCTCAGCGCCGAGTCGGAGCCCGCGAAATCGGTCTGGCCGCCGATGAACTCGTTCACACCCGCGCCGGAGCCCGAGGATGTGTAGTCCAGCTTGGCGCTGGGGCAGTTGCCCTCGTAGGCGGCGATGAAGCGGTCCATGGCGTTCTTCTGGGCCGACGAACCGCTGGCCTTGAGCGCGGTCTTGCCGCCGCAGGCGACGTCGATCTTGGCGACATTCCCGGTCGAGGCCGAGTTGTCGTCGCTGCCACAGGCGGTCAGCGTCATGGCGCCGGCTGCTGCCAGCACACCGATCAGGGCGCTGCTGCGCTTGAGATTCACTTGATTCCTCCGCGAATCACGGTTTGCACGCCCAACCCCTCAACGGTCGGACGGGCATATGTGGCGGCTGTTCGCTGCGAACTAGCGCACCGGTCAGCTGAGTGCTGCCCACATGCAACGTAAGGGCGCTCGGTGGCCAACTGGACCTGGGAAGGTGAACGGCAGATGAACAACCCGGCGCGATTCCGCTGCACGATATGTGACATTTGCCGCAACGTTGCCCGAGACCCCGCTCAACGGGACGAACCGCAGCTAAGAGGCGGTGGTATACGCCACATCGATATGGGCGGGCGCGAACCCGAGCTTGGTATAGGTATTGACCGCCGCGGTGTTGTCGGCCTCGGTGTAGAGCAGCACCGCGCCCAGACCACGCTCGCGCAGATGATGCAGACCCGCCAGGGTCAGCAGCCGCCCGAGCCCGCGACCCTGCGCGGCCGGATCCACCCCGACCACGTAGACCTCGCCGATCGCCGGGGTCTCATCCGAATGCACCTTGGTCCAATGGAATCCGAGGATGCGCTCCGGATCGGCCGGATCGACGGCGATGAACAGCCCCGCCGGATCGAACCAGGACTCACCGCGGCGCGCGTCGATATCGCGCTCGGTCCAGCCGCCCTGTTCGGGATGCCAGGAGAAGGCGGCATTGTTGACGCGCAGGATCTCGGCATCGTCGGACGGTCCGGCGTAGGTGCGCAGTGCCAGACCCTCCGGAACCACCAGTTCCGGTAGCTCCGTGTTAGCCAGATCACGGCGCATCTGCCAGAGTTCGCGCGCGACAACCAAACCGAGACGCTTGGCGACAGCCTGCGCGGCGGGCAGATTCCCATGTGCCCAGACCCGCGCGCCGGGCCCACCGGCCGACAGCGCACCCGCCACCAGACCCGCGCCGAGGCCCTGTTTCCGGAATCGCGGATCGACCGCGACCTCGGCCATGGCCGGATGCTCACCGTGAGCGGGCGTCACATTGGCGTAGCCGCCGATCGCATCGTCCCACTGCTCCACCAGGTGCAGGGCCGGGCCGTCGGCGCCCAGTGAGAGCACCGCCTGTTCGGAGACCGGGGCCACCCCGTCCGCGGCGGTGGCCCGCTCCAGCACTCCCCGCACCTGCTCGGCGGTCTCGAAGGGCAGCCGATCGGTGTAGGAGATCATCAGAAAGTGCCGTTCGCCGAGGTCAATTCGGAGTCGTCGGTGCCATCGGTCTCCGCGAAGGCGACCGTCTCACCCTTGGCGCCGGACGAGCGCGCCGGGCGCACCGCCTTGTACCCGACATTGCGAACCGTGCCGATCAGCGATTCGTACTCGCTGCCCAGCTTGGCGCGCAGGCGACGCACATGCACGTCGACCGTGCGGGTGCCGCCGAAGAAGTCGTAGCCCCACACCTCCTGCAGCAACTGGGCGCGGGTGAAGACCCGGCCCGCATGCTGCGCGAGGTACTTCAGCAGCTCGAATTCCTTGTAGGTCAGATCGAGCGGGCGACCGCGCAGGCGCGCGGTGTATGTGCCCTCGTCGATCACCAACTCACCCAAGGTGATCTTGCCGGTGTTCTCCGGGCTGGCGACGCCACCGTTGCGCGCGACCAGCAGTCGCAGGCGGGCGTCGAGTTCGGCCGGACCGGTGCCGGGCAGCAGGATGTCGTCCAGCCCCCAGTCCGCGTTCACGGCCACCAGCCCACCCTCGGTGAGCACCGCGACCACCGGCACCGACGATCCGGTGCTGCCCAGCAAACGACATAGGCCGCGCGCGGCGGCCAGATCGGTGCGGGCATCGACCAGCGCGACGTCGGCGGAGCCTGCCTCGAGCAGGGATGCCACCT is a genomic window containing:
- the pstC gene encoding phosphate ABC transporter permease subunit PstC, which encodes MPTEPSTKPAAGRKAPTKYGAEFIFRSAATTAGGVIVAAIALIALFLLIRAVPSVAANKANFFTSTEFSTSNPDNLRFGIKDLFMVTVLSSVLALAIAVPIGVGIALFLTQYAPKVLARPFSMVVDLLAAVPSIVFGLWGVLVLAPKIEPFQRFLNEHLGWFFLFSDGNVSIAGGGTIFTAGVVLAVMILPIITSVSREVFGLTPLSHVEAAQALGATKWEVVRMTVLPYGRSGMIAGSMLGLGRALGETIAVLVVLRTSAQAGGWSLFDGGYTFASKIASAASEFSSKLPTGAYIAAGFVLFALTFVVNALARLVAGGKVNG
- the pstS gene encoding phosphate ABC transporter substrate-binding protein PstS, with the translated sequence MNLKRSSALIGVLAAAGAMTLTACGSDDNSASTGNVAKIDVACGGKTALKASGSSAQKNAMDRFIAAYEGNCPSAKLDYTSSGSGAGVNEFIGGQTDFAGSDSALSAKKGETDKAAARCGSPAWNLPTVFGPIAVTYNVPGVTDLVLDAPTLAKIFNGQITTWDDAHIKALNTAKADKLTSDKIAVLFRSDESGTTDNFQTYLDAASEGAWGKGAGKAFVGGVGEGAKGNEGTSAAIKSTPFSITYNEWSFAKAQNLSVARILTTSTSNDPKPVELTTATAGKAIDSVKIAGQGNDLVLDNSSIYKPTTGGAYPIMLATYEIVCSKYSDADTAKAVKAFLTSAVGNGQTGLADAGYVPIPDAFKTKLTTAINAIS
- the pstA gene encoding phosphate ABC transporter permease PstA; the encoded protein is MTTTLDKPIKAPTFRHVSTSRRIKNGLATGIVWACFAIALVPLLWVLYTVIERGFDSIASLDWWTKSQKGVLPEQSAGGVYHAIYGTIVQSAMAAIIAVPLGIMAAIYLVEYGRGWLAKTTTFMVDILAGVPSIVAALFIFALWIATFGAPQSAFAVALALVLLMLPVVVRSTEEMLKLVPDELREASYALGIPKWKTILRIVVPTAAPGMISGILLSVARVMGETAPVLVLVGYSKSINQNLFDGNMASLPLMIYQELANPEPAGRARVWGAALTLILIIALLYLAAAAVNKLLTRNR
- the pstB gene encoding phosphate ABC transporter ATP-binding protein PstB; this translates as MAKRIDVKDLNIYYGKFHAVSDVSLTVLPRSVTAFIGPSGCGKSTVLRALNRMHEVTPSARVEGAVLLDGEDIYGATIDPVGVRRTIGMVFQRPNPFPTMSIRDNVVAGLKLQGVRGKKELEEVAERSLRGANLWNEVKDRLDKPGGGLSGGQQQRLCIARAIAISPDVLLMDEPCSALDPISTLAIEDLISELKKEFTIVIVTHNMQQAARVSDQTAFFNLEAQGKPGKLIEIDETERIFSNPSQKSTEDYISGRFG
- the mshD gene encoding mycothiol synthase — protein: MISYTDRLPFETAEQVRGVLERATAADGVAPVSEQAVLSLGADGPALHLVEQWDDAIGGYANVTPAHGEHPAMAEVAVDPRFRKQGLGAGLVAGALSAGGPGARVWAHGNLPAAQAVAKRLGLVVARELWQMRRDLANTELPELVVPEGLALRTYAGPSDDAEILRVNNAAFSWHPEQGGWTERDIDARRGESWFDPAGLFIAVDPADPERILGFHWTKVHSDETPAIGEVYVVGVDPAAQGRGLGRLLTLAGLHHLRERGLGAVLLYTEADNTAAVNTYTKLGFAPAHIDVAYTTAS
- a CDS encoding winged helix-turn-helix transcriptional regulator, with amino-acid sequence MELLLLTSDPNPEAVLPSLALLPHHVRPAPTEVASLLEAGSADVALVDARTDLAAARGLCRLLGSTGSSVPVVAVLTEGGLVAVNADWGLDDILLPGTGPAELDARLRLLVARNGGVASPENTGKITLGELVIDEGTYTARLRGRPLDLTYKEFELLKYLAQHAGRVFTRAQLLQEVWGYDFFGGTRTVDVHVRRLRAKLGSEYESLIGTVRNVGYKAVRPARSSGAKGETVAFAETDGTDDSELTSANGTF